The following nucleotide sequence is from Drosophila takahashii strain IR98-3 E-12201 chromosome 3L, DtakHiC1v2, whole genome shotgun sequence.
CCACCTCGCCCTCGTCCTCATCGCCCAACACACCCACCGGTTCGAGTGGCTCCAATCACGGTGGCAACGCAGGATCCGCTCCAGTTGCCCCCTCGTCGCTCAGTGTGCAATTGCCCGCTGTTCCGCCGCCCACGCAGTTGGTGCTCCTGCCCCACGTGGGGGCGGTCGTCGGTAGCAGTCCCACCTCTGTGGGAAATGTGCCAGGTAAGCGGTTTGTAAACATAATCCATATCCtcgttaataattttttttattggtttagTGTCCCCCACTGGCGTCGTTCCGCAGCTGTATCAGCGTCCATCCACTTTACATGGTCTCAAGCACAAGCTGCATGCGGCCACCGCCGTAATAGCGGGCGGAGGCAATGCCAGCAATCCCGCCGGAGGACTGAAGACCCTCCACACCACGAGCAACAATTCGCTGCCGAATCGCCGGAAGTCTGTGGGCCACATTCCGCTGTCTCCGTTGGCGCGGACTCCTTCACCCTCGCCGCTGCCATCGTCGCCCACACGATCTCCTTCCCCATTGGCCTTTCCCTTGGTTGGCCATCAGCCAGGTGCCTCCAACACCACACAGTCGTACAGTCCTGGAAGCACGCTGCCCACGCTGCAGACGGCGGTGAATGCCAATAGCAAGAAGGCGGGATTTGCACGTACCAAGTCGGCGGAACCGAGTTCTCCGCTGCTGCGACGCGCCTTGTCCCCAGATCGCTTGCATCCGCGCAGCGCTGAAACGAAGATATCGCCGCTTTGCTGCTCGCCGCCCATTAAGCAGCCGACGCACCAGCGGGTTGTGACCACCACCTGGAGGTCGACGCCAGGAGGCAGTGCAGCTGCAGCACCAGCAGTTTCAggtgctcctgctgctcaACCCCAGCAAATAATGACGGCTGCTTCTGAGGAATCTCAAAGACAAACTGCTGTGGCAGCTGTGGTCTCCACAACCGCTGCCGGAACAGAGCCAAGTGCCACCACTGTGGTTACCATGGCCAACTCTGAGCCCCTGCCTCGCATTGCCGAGGAGAAGGATTCGCCCACCAGCACCCAGGACAGCAGCAGTGTGTCCGAGGGTTTCATGCCCGCCATCGAGGAGTACGCTGAGGGAGAGTCCTCGTCCTCGCCCACTCAAACCCTGGAGAAACCGACAAAGGTCAAGGCCACCGAGCAGCCAGAGATGGAGCCTGCCGGCAAGACCAAGAAGGTCGACCAGGGTGAGTTGACAAAGGCGGCAGTAATTAAGGCTATTGGTgttatttttcactttttagaAACAAACTTTCATTTGCTTAAACCGATTTATTAACTTGACAAACccttatgcggttattccactacattggtcggctcattcattagaattttttctcagcctatacgattttacgtaggtgcgagcaagacagatatatgtcagctgcaatgagcaattaatgagcaaaattttaaaaaccgaaggccaccattttatttttttttgtatgagcaaaattgaatctaaaaagtacaattttgctcatttattagagctactgtaaatcggatcttgctcgcacctacgtaaaatcgtatgggctgagaaaaaattgtactaatgaatgatccgaacgatgtagtggaataaccgcattatcaaattttaaacaaagatTTCAGATAAATCATTCAAATTGTATTAGTGGGTATATCCTAAAGCTCTGGACGGTGGAAACTTGTTGAATAAGTTTCTTAAAATTGCATATTTCTACTAGAGTCTGCATGAGTGTActtaaaagtcaatttttaaaatcagttaACTTGGATTACTTTTtatcatttgatttttcataaggaaaaaaataaaaaataaataaataaaataaaataaaatatatataaaatattttcgaatcaCCGAAATAATTTGCTAAGTAATTCTATCACTCTCTCTCACTTTTATCAGTTGtatcacttgtttttccttacgAGTAATCaagtgatccaagttaacTCACTTGATCTCACTCcctgtatttttaaaaaattgacttgtttgtcaattcTCAAGTGTACTTATGCAGGACTCTAatttctacatattttaatttgttttctaaacattaaaaatattcctacgttttttaaattacctttaaataacatttattaaatctactttaaaatgtttttgtttttcaggtAAATCCACATCTGCACCCAAAACCAAGCCCCAGAACAGTGGCTGTAAAACTTCGATGACAACGACAAAGCCCGCCAGCCCGAGCGTGACTATCTCGACGGGACCACGCAAGGACTCAACGGCTACGACAGCAGGAGGGACCACTGCAACAGGAGCCACTGCAGCCACTTCTGCTGCCAAGCAGAGGAAGTAGCGCCAGAGCAGCCGCGGTGGATATGGATGcttgtgttttaaatttcgCGTTTAAACGTTTATCTAGGATGTGTAAGAGGAGGAAGGGAAGGGCCATGGATCGAGGATGGGAAATGGAAGCCGCAGGaattcaatatatatattaatagcGATGGATTGcgttttaaaccttttttcgaAGTAAGCTTGTGTTTTTGCGCAAATCATACAATTTAGCaatgaaattaattagaaaattctGAAACCTAGTAGTTTGTAGATGTCGTAactaaaggaaaacaaaaaagaatacCGCTTGAAAACTCTTAATGTAAATTAGTAGGCACGAAAGTAAACCGAGAAAAAGCACGATATTCCAGTTAAAGCAAATCTAAGAGGCACCACGCAATTATGTACTGTATATAAATGTGTAACATTGATAGAATTAACGAATTGTGGACTACGGATGATGAGTCGAGTGGAGAGTCATGGAGCGGAGTACGCGGTGTTTGGGCCgcgtttataacatttttgcgaatCTATACACTATGCCGAATTcaatataaactatatattaaataaatgttatatgtgtgtgtattaAAAGCGTATTTTTTCTTCGGGGCTGCGTATCACAAAAGGAATAATTTAACGGCAAAAAAGAAAGGACTATGACTATTTACATTTTGTGGTTTAGgggcttttaaaattttaagaatatccTAATTAATTTTGGCTTTACAagtttaatactttttttgttACTGTTCCAAAATCTGTAAGGGTGAAAAATAAAGTATAGGTgtaagtaatgaaatatataataattataaagaaagttgttatttaaatgttttccaatgatttatattttaactaaCCGTCTAACATTCTTGCGAAGCAATTTGTtagttattttgttattttttaaaattgaattattttttttgttggtcaatttttgttgttttgcaaattgcaaatggaaattttattttgttaatgttTTAATTCTTTTCCTTCTGAATAACTTATTATCTTTTCTAGGATGAAATATTCTATTTACATGTTAAGttcgatttaattttttagtggtaaatggtttttaagattattccaattttattatattttattattatagattcgtgcaaaagtatgtaacaggtagaaggaagcgtttccgaccctataaactatatatattcttgatcaggatcactagccgagtcgatctagccatgtccgtctgtctgtctgtatgaatgctgagatctcggaaactataaaagctagaagattgacattttgcatgcagattctaagagttcctacgcagcgcaagtttgtttgaAAAGGGTgctacgccccctctaacgcccacaatcacttgtatacgattttaaaaagttcaatatttcggaaaagtaaaaatgctgttttattatgtttatgaatacctatcgaaatgtagaagaaattttgtaaatcagaccattcgttaaaaagttacggcagatcaaagtttttatctccttcgcactcccttaagctgagtaacgggtatctaatagtcggggcagccgactatagcgttctctcttgtttaattcTAAACTTTATGTTTCTTTCTCCCCAACTCAAAATCCCCCTTTTCTAAGCCCATGTCGATAGGTCTAGGGCCGTAAAGACGCTGTTATCGATAGCATTTTGCCAGCTGTGCAATAATTGCACTTGTGGCCGAATTACTTCATTTTCCATACTATATTTAACGCAAATATGCTGCCGAAACTGAAAATATCCGCTTTCCTGCTAAAAGTAAGCCTTTTATTAGCGCAATTAACGATATTTAGTAAACCTGGAACCTCTGATTGCAGCGCCTGGAGCGAACAAAGCAACAGTGCAGTGGTTGTTTATACGGAGTTTTCTACGGAGAGGGAACCCTACTCCTGCTCAGCTTCAACATTGAGTCCAGTTTGGGGCAGCTGAACTACGAGCAGATCCAGCACAGATTCCCCGCGGAACTGGATCTCTGCGGACTGGTCAAGTTCGGCGATTGCAGCGATGGCGAGGCGCACCTTAATGAGGTCATCAAATCGGTGGACATCACCGACAATCCCATACTGCTGCAATGCGAGCTGGGCACCCTGGTGGGTCTGCGAGCCTCGTTCTTTGTCCACGGCAAGCTGGAGGAGGTGCCCTACGAGGTGATGGAGGCGGAGCAGCTGTACAACGACTTCTGCTTCACGCGGCTGCAGTGCGGATTCTTCCTGCAAACGGCCGCCACTCCGGAATCCGTGGCGAGGGAAATGCATGTGCTGCGCAAGCGGGTTGCCGACGGCAATCTGGTGTTCAATGTGCCGCAGACGAAGATCTTCATCAACAGCTGTGGGCCGCTGGACAAACAGTTCACCGGTGATTCTCAGATTCAGGATCTTATCGACGTCATCCCCAGTCCAGGAAACGAAAAGGAAACGGCCGCTGGAGACAAGAAGAAGGCCAAGGCGCTGAACACGCCGGCGGTCAAGAGATTGGCGCCCACGGGCTGCGACTATGAGGTGATTCCCATCGATGTGCTGCGATCGCGCAGTCGTGACCCCGTAGCCCGGGATTCGCCGCCCCATCCGGCGCTCAGCATTGCCGTAACCACCGAGGAACAGACCCGCGTCCAGGTTCCATTGGAGATAGAAGCCATGGCCATTCTGTGCAGGAAGACCAAGCTTCAGCGGCTCTACGACGTCCTCATCGAGAGCATCTGCCGTGCCCTGAGGTTATTCGAGTTGAGTCTGATTGAGCACCTCGCAGAATCGGAAAGCGGCAAGCTGCTGGTGCCCGCTAGCTATCACTTCTATCCCCAGGAGTTCGGGCACTTTGTGAGCTGCGCCTACCTGGAGGATCTGGGCGACGATGAGCCGAATATGCAGGAGCGACGCAAGCGACTCCATCGACAGTTTGCCTTGCCCGTCAGTCGTCCCTATTTCCGCCGAGCCAATCGGGTGCATTTCCTGGGCGAAACGGAGGACGCCCCGTGGACTCCGCTGCTGAACACCCACATTGGCGTCCGTCCCAGTGGAGTTGCCGACGGCAAGGAGTACTTAGTGAACGGCAACTACCATTACTACCACTACCTGCAGCAGCAGGTACAGGATAAGGGCTGGGGCTGCGCCTACCGCTCGCTGCAGACGATCTGCTCGTGGTTCGTGCTGCAGGGCTATACGAACGCCCCGATTCCCACGCACTTGGAGGTGCAGGAGTATCTGCACAAGATCAACGACAAGCCGGCTGCCTTTGTGGGATCCTCGCAGTGGATCGGTTCCACGGAGATCAGCATGTGCCTGCAGGGATTCCTCAACGTGGACTCTAAGATTCTACATGTGGCCTCGGGAGCAGAGCTGGCCACTGTAGCCTCCGAACTGGCCATGCACTTCCAGACGCAAGGAACCCCCGTGATGATTGGCGGCGGCGTGCTGGCCCACACCATCATCGGAGTGGACTACTGCGTGCAGACGGGTCAGGTGAAGTTCCTTATCCTGGATCCACATTACACAGGTGCCGACGAACTGGCCACGATTCAAATCAAAGGCTGGTGCGGCTGGAAGGGCATGGACTTCTGGACAAAGGGCAGCTACTATAACCTCTGTATGCCGCAGCGGCCGATTTTGTATTAAGTTTCGGTCCTTTTCCATTTGCATTTAGATAGcctagggtgggtcgatttcttttttaatttgtccaaACATTCGGtctaatataaaatgtattttttgataacacAAAAAGATATTCGGGCAAGTGACAATTGCATTAAAAAGTAGTTCATAAGTTTTTATACAGATTTTTCAATTAGGTCCTTAAATTCTcccaattaaaaatcaattgagATTatgctaaatattttaatttttcaaagttaCTTGACATCTATTATTTGTTTGGCAATCTTCCAAGTCGACCCACCCTAAAGTACAATCTAAGGTCAAGCTTTAAAGTGGTTTTGTGTGTAATTACTTCTTGTATATTGTGTACTTTAATTGTATTAATCTTGTACGTTATATGTCGATGCTATATCTCCCACTCACTTATTAAACGATATACTAAAATGTTAGCTTAGAAACGAAATGGAGACAGATGTGACCCTTGAGTAGACTTCCCAGGTTAAACACCACTCTTCGAGTACTTCTTCCAGTAACGCTTGACATCGTCGTGGCCATTCTTCTGGACCACCATGGTGCGGGTTCGTTCATTCTGCCACACCAGCATGTGGATCGACTGAGCGTAGTCCCTCAGCGTTACGAAGTCAGTCTGGGAGAGGAACTGATTGTAGACGACGCCCTCCGTGTAGGTGAAGCGATTTCGCTCCAGTTCCCACAGCTTAATTTGATCGACGACAGTCGGTGGCAGGCAGGACTTGGACTGAATGGCCGACTCAACCAGCCGCATGTTGGGATGCGCATACTGTTCCAGATACGAGACAATCTGCTCTGCCGTGATTCCGCCCCGCAGCGCCTGACGCACTGAATCCCGGGTGAGCACGCCCACGACGAGATTGGGAAAGCGGTAGAGCAACTCCGTAAACAGACCCAGCACGGCCACCTGGAGCGGTGAGTCTGTGTAGGCATACACGCGGTAATTCGTCTCCACCACTATGTAGCCGCAGTCCTGGGTCGCCTCCTCGTCCATGGCCATCGAGGCGGTCGCCGCCGCCTCCTTGCTGGTCACATTCAGAGCCAAACGGGTGGGATAGAAGCGTCCCTCCTTGCGCTTTCGCTGGAAGACCAGGCCAAACTCACGCAGGTGCTGCAGGAAGGTCAGCATCTGGCTATTCATTCCCTCCGAGCTGTAGTCCCTGCCCAGCGTGGAAAAGCTGAGCTGGAACAGCATGGATAGGCATTCCGGCAGGCTGATACCCCGCTCCTCGCAGGTGTCCAGGTACTGGAGCATAAAGTGCCAGACCTGAGCTCGCG
It contains:
- the mrn gene encoding general transcription factor IIH subunit 4, translating into MADTKSGPGRYSAAGGSGTSGLSPLVQGPANLECKDFQEYLRTRQTPESLEKLYNYPPICLAVFRELPEIARQFIIRILFVDQPVPQAVVSSWGAQRCAKEQTEATSCLTALNVWRVTAIPGGLSAWELSPTFKKSVRQVLLGGGKPWPMTNTLEKDSKPRDIAFLDTYAMSRWRCVLHYMVGTGNRNGTDAEAISPDAVRILLHANLMKRDERDGITITRQGFQFLLLDTRAQVWHFMLQYLDTCEERGISLPECLSMLFQLSFSTLGRDYSSEGMNSQMLTFLQHLREFGLVFQRKRKEGRFYPTRLALNVTSKEAAATASMAMDEEATQDCGYIVVETNYRVYAYTDSPLQVAVLGLFTELLYRFPNLVVGVLTRDSVRQALRGGITAEQIVSYLEQYAHPNMRLVESAIQSKSCLPPTVVDQIKLWELERNRFTYTEGVVYNQFLSQTDFVTLRDYAQSIHMLVWQNERTRTMVVQKNGHDDVKRYWKKYSKSGV
- the Ufsp2 gene encoding probable Ufm1-specific protease 2 — translated: MLPKLKISAFLLKRLERTKQQCSGCLYGVFYGEGTLLLLSFNIESSLGQLNYEQIQHRFPAELDLCGLVKFGDCSDGEAHLNEVIKSVDITDNPILLQCELGTLVGLRASFFVHGKLEEVPYEVMEAEQLYNDFCFTRLQCGFFLQTAATPESVAREMHVLRKRVADGNLVFNVPQTKIFINSCGPLDKQFTGDSQIQDLIDVIPSPGNEKETAAGDKKKAKALNTPAVKRLAPTGCDYEVIPIDVLRSRSRDPVARDSPPHPALSIAVTTEEQTRVQVPLEIEAMAILCRKTKLQRLYDVLIESICRALRLFELSLIEHLAESESGKLLVPASYHFYPQEFGHFVSCAYLEDLGDDEPNMQERRKRLHRQFALPVSRPYFRRANRVHFLGETEDAPWTPLLNTHIGVRPSGVADGKEYLVNGNYHYYHYLQQQVQDKGWGCAYRSLQTICSWFVLQGYTNAPIPTHLEVQEYLHKINDKPAAFVGSSQWIGSTEISMCLQGFLNVDSKILHVASGAELATVASELAMHFQTQGTPVMIGGGVLAHTIIGVDYCVQTGQVKFLILDPHYTGADELATIQIKGWCGWKGMDFWTKGSYYNLCMPQRPILY